One segment of Cyprinus carpio isolate SPL01 chromosome A17, ASM1834038v1, whole genome shotgun sequence DNA contains the following:
- the LOC122148217 gene encoding intraflagellar transport protein 43 homolog A-like, which produces MTYRELDNDLMKYSAFQTLDGEIDLKLLTKVLVPEQEVREETPRSHLNSRRIGIKESGKISLHFLWLGDGFTPQD; this is translated from the exons ATGACCTACAGAGAACTGGACAACGACCTCATGAAGTACTCGGCTTTTCAGACCCTG GATGGAGAGATTGACCTGAAGCTGCTCACGAAGGTTTTAGTCCCGGAGCAGGAGGTGAGAGAG GAGACACCGAGGTCTCATCTCAACTCCAGACGGATTGGGATCAAGGAGAGCGGGAAGATCAGTCTCCACTTCCTGTGGCTTGGGGATGGATTTACACCTCAGGACTGA